One region of Luteolibacter rhizosphaerae genomic DNA includes:
- a CDS encoding SDR family oxidoreductase — translation MQTAAFFKDLFGLEGQTAVVIGGTGELCGCMAQGLAHAGAEVVLVGRIREKAERLLAEMEEFGGKGYFLPADVTSRDSLQELVNQVVERSGKASILVNGAGINAPTPFLDIEEEEFQRIIDTNLTAVFRTCQVFGKYFINEGIPASIINLGSMSGLVPLSRVFTYSASKAAVHNLSKNLAREWAEYSIRVNTLVPGFFPAEQNRKVLDESRVLDILRQTPMSRFGSPDDLIGATLLLASNKAGGFITGSEMVVDGGFNAMKI, via the coding sequence ATGCAGACCGCCGCATTCTTCAAAGATCTTTTCGGCCTTGAGGGCCAAACCGCTGTCGTCATCGGTGGCACCGGGGAACTCTGCGGCTGCATGGCCCAAGGACTCGCCCACGCCGGCGCGGAAGTGGTCCTCGTCGGCCGCATCCGCGAGAAGGCCGAGCGCCTGCTCGCGGAGATGGAGGAATTCGGCGGCAAGGGCTACTTCCTGCCCGCCGACGTTACCTCCCGCGACTCCCTCCAGGAGCTCGTCAATCAGGTGGTGGAGCGCTCCGGCAAGGCCAGCATCCTGGTCAACGGCGCGGGCATCAATGCCCCCACCCCCTTCCTCGATATCGAGGAGGAGGAGTTCCAGCGCATCATCGACACCAACCTGACCGCTGTCTTCCGGACCTGTCAGGTCTTCGGGAAATACTTCATCAACGAGGGCATCCCGGCCTCGATCATCAATCTGGGCTCCATGTCCGGCCTGGTGCCCCTGTCCCGGGTCTTCACCTACTCCGCCAGCAAGGCGGCGGTGCACAATCTTTCCAAGAACCTTGCCCGCGAATGGGCCGAGTATTCGATCCGCGTGAACACCCTCGTCCCGGGCTTCTTCCCCGCCGAGCAGAACCGCAAGGTGCTGGACGAGAGCCGCGTGCTCGACATCCTCCGCCAGACCCCGATGAGCCGCTTCGGCAGCCCGGACGACCTCATCGGTGCCACCCTCCTGCTCGCCTCGAACAAGGCCGGCGGCTTCATCACCGGCAGCGAGATGGTGGTCGACGGCGGCTTCAACGCGATGAAGATCTAA
- a CDS encoding metal ABC transporter permease → MSEFFEPLQFAFMRDALLLGCVIGAMCAVLSCFLVLKGWSLMGDAISHAVLPGIVVAYIAGLPLQLGAFAAGLVCAAGTGFIKRNSRLKEDTVMGVVFTGLFAFGLVLFSRTTPDKHLDHILLGNILGIGKSEMVQSLGLGIVVLSVTLVLRRDLLLICFDPVQARVLALRDSFLNYLLLSLLAGAIVVAIQAVGIILVVAMLVTPGSIAQLWTDRFDRMLGIATLSAVGSTVAGIFASYHFDASTGGCIVLTQGCLFFLSLLFAPKYGILGRARIGNGGSGGLKRD, encoded by the coding sequence ATGAGCGAATTCTTTGAACCTCTGCAATTCGCCTTCATGCGCGATGCCCTTTTGCTGGGTTGCGTGATCGGAGCGATGTGCGCGGTGCTATCTTGTTTCCTCGTGCTCAAAGGCTGGTCGCTTATGGGCGACGCTATCTCGCATGCGGTGTTACCGGGGATCGTGGTTGCCTATATTGCGGGGCTACCATTGCAGCTCGGTGCCTTCGCGGCCGGGCTCGTGTGTGCGGCGGGAACCGGATTCATCAAGCGAAACAGTCGACTGAAAGAGGACACCGTCATGGGGGTGGTGTTCACCGGCCTATTCGCTTTCGGCCTGGTGCTCTTCAGTCGCACGACTCCGGACAAGCATCTGGATCACATTCTCTTGGGAAACATTCTGGGCATCGGCAAAAGCGAGATGGTCCAGAGTCTCGGGCTCGGCATCGTGGTCCTGTCGGTAACGCTGGTCCTGCGACGGGACCTGCTGCTCATTTGCTTCGACCCCGTTCAAGCCCGGGTGCTGGCCCTGCGGGATAGCTTTCTGAACTACCTGCTCTTGTCCTTGCTGGCAGGAGCCATCGTCGTCGCGATCCAAGCTGTCGGCATCATCCTCGTGGTAGCCATGCTCGTCACCCCAGGCAGCATCGCCCAGCTCTGGACCGACCGCTTCGACCGCATGCTCGGGATTGCCACGCTCTCCGCCGTGGGCTCCACGGTGGCCGGGATTTTCGCGAGCTACCACTTCGACGCGTCCACCGGCGGCTGCATCGTCCTCACCCAAGGCTGCCTTTTCTTCCTCTCCCTGCTTTTCGCGCCGAAATACGGCATCCTTGGCAGGGCCCGGATCGGCAATGGCGGCAGCGGGGGACTCAAACGCGATTGA
- a CDS encoding metal ABC transporter permease has protein sequence MTEFLQSLLTPFHYDYMLKAIGVSALIGGVCGFLSAFITLKGWSLMGDALSHAVVPGVAIAYIGGWPFALGAFIAGLLSAGTMAFIKAQSRIREDATIGIVFTTYFALGLVLISLYPAQVDLKAIILGNILGISDPDIIQVMVISAITLLVLGLKWKDLMLFCFDPNQARTIGLPTGLLHIILLTLLAATSVAALQAVGACLVVAMLVTPGATAYLLTDRFGKMILLSSGLGVGTSLAGAYASYFLNGATGGCIVTLQTLVFLGVFIFAPKHGILAARRRVATPGQP, from the coding sequence ATGACTGAGTTCCTCCAATCCCTGCTCACGCCCTTCCACTACGACTACATGCTGAAAGCCATCGGCGTGAGCGCGCTGATCGGTGGCGTCTGCGGCTTCCTCTCCGCCTTCATCACCCTGAAAGGCTGGTCGCTCATGGGCGATGCCCTCTCTCATGCGGTAGTCCCGGGGGTCGCCATCGCCTACATCGGCGGTTGGCCCTTCGCCTTGGGTGCTTTCATCGCCGGGCTCCTCTCAGCCGGCACCATGGCCTTCATCAAGGCCCAGAGCCGCATCCGCGAGGACGCGACGATCGGCATCGTCTTCACCACCTACTTCGCGCTCGGGCTGGTGCTGATCAGCCTCTATCCGGCACAGGTGGACCTGAAGGCGATCATCCTCGGCAATATTCTCGGCATCTCGGATCCGGATATCATCCAGGTGATGGTGATCAGCGCGATCACCCTGCTGGTCCTCGGCCTGAAGTGGAAGGACCTGATGCTCTTCTGCTTCGACCCGAACCAGGCCCGCACCATCGGCCTGCCCACCGGCCTGCTGCACATCATCCTGCTCACCCTGCTCGCCGCCACGTCCGTCGCCGCCCTGCAGGCGGTCGGTGCCTGCCTCGTCGTGGCCATGCTCGTGACGCCGGGAGCCACCGCCTACCTGCTCACGGATCGATTCGGGAAGATGATCCTGCTTTCCTCCGGATTGGGGGTGGGCACATCCCTCGCTGGAGCCTATGCCAGCTACTTCCTGAACGGGGCGACAGGGGGCTGCATCGTAACACTCCAGACTCTGGTGTTCCTTGGTGTCTTCATCTTTGCGCCCAAGCACGGCATACTCGCTGCCCGTCGACGGGTTGCTACCCCAGGGCAGCCATGA
- a CDS encoding metal ABC transporter ATP-binding protein — protein sequence MSSREPAQMFMPRLDVEGVSMVYANGHLALHDASFHLDSGTICALVGVNGSGKSTLFKSIMGFLKPKAGRVSISGMPVKEVLKRNLVAYVPQAEEVDWQFPVSVWDVAMMGRYGAMNFLRIPRAADKAKVEESLKRVSMWDFRDRQIGELSGGQKKRVFLARALAQGGRVILLDEPFTGVDVKTEEEIIALLRELRREGCIILVSTHNLGSVPEFCDQVVLINRTVLAYGPTCDVFTEDNLTKAFGGVLRQFHFEESTIQDHDGRAVRVLSDDERPLVFGKDGHLEYKDRGQHEELLRKRSEEHD from the coding sequence ATGAGTTCCCGCGAACCAGCGCAGATGTTCATGCCCCGCCTCGATGTGGAGGGGGTATCGATGGTCTATGCCAACGGCCATCTCGCCCTCCACGATGCCAGCTTCCATCTCGATAGCGGCACCATCTGCGCTCTGGTCGGCGTGAATGGCAGCGGCAAGTCCACGCTCTTCAAGAGCATCATGGGCTTCCTGAAGCCGAAGGCGGGACGCGTGAGCATCAGCGGCATGCCGGTGAAGGAGGTGCTGAAGCGCAATCTCGTCGCCTACGTTCCGCAGGCGGAGGAAGTCGACTGGCAGTTCCCCGTGAGCGTGTGGGATGTGGCGATGATGGGCCGCTACGGTGCGATGAACTTCCTGCGCATCCCCCGCGCCGCCGATAAGGCGAAGGTGGAGGAAAGCCTGAAGCGCGTCTCGATGTGGGACTTCCGTGATCGCCAGATCGGCGAGCTCAGCGGCGGCCAGAAGAAGCGCGTCTTTCTCGCCCGCGCCCTCGCCCAAGGCGGACGCGTGATCCTGCTCGACGAGCCGTTCACGGGCGTCGACGTGAAGACAGAGGAAGAGATCATCGCCCTACTGCGCGAACTGCGCCGGGAGGGCTGCATCATCCTCGTCTCCACCCACAATCTCGGCAGCGTGCCGGAATTCTGTGACCAGGTGGTCCTGATCAATCGCACGGTGCTGGCCTACGGGCCCACCTGCGATGTCTTCACCGAGGACAACCTGACCAAGGCCTTCGGCGGAGTGCTGCGGCAGTTCCACTTCGAGGAATCCACCATCCAGGATCACGATGGCCGCGCCGTGCGCGTCTTGTCCGATGACGAACGCCCCCTGGTCTTCGGTAAGGATGGCCACCTCGAATACAAGGACCGCGGCCAGCATGAGGAGCTGCTGCGGAAACGATCGGAGGAGCATGACTGA
- a CDS encoding metal ABC transporter substrate-binding protein: MNSSSLTPVKSWLLTALAALALCGCGDGKKAADSGKKRVVTSFTIIADMAREVAGDAAIVESITKPGTEIHGYDPTPKDIVKAQQADLVLWNGMNLELWFEKFFQNLKDVPSAVLTEGVTPMGITEGPYTGKPNPHAWMSPANAAIYVENIRKALVQMDPANEATYNANAAAYVAKIKALDEPVRQKLAAIPEEQRWLVSSEGAFSYLCANYGLKQLYLWPINADAQGTPQQVRKVIDGVRANKIPVIFSESTVSDKPAQQVAQETGSRYGGVLYVDSLTDENGPAPSYLKLLEANADTIVKGFLPHP, translated from the coding sequence ATGAATTCATCCAGTTTAACCCCCGTGAAGTCTTGGCTCCTGACCGCCCTCGCCGCCCTGGCCCTTTGTGGCTGCGGGGACGGCAAGAAGGCCGCCGACTCCGGCAAGAAGCGTGTGGTGACCAGCTTTACCATCATCGCTGACATGGCCCGTGAAGTCGCCGGCGATGCCGCGATCGTCGAATCGATCACCAAGCCGGGGACGGAAATCCACGGCTACGACCCGACCCCGAAGGACATCGTGAAAGCCCAGCAGGCCGACCTCGTGCTTTGGAACGGCATGAACCTCGAACTCTGGTTCGAGAAGTTCTTCCAGAACTTGAAGGACGTCCCCAGCGCGGTTCTCACGGAAGGCGTCACGCCCATGGGCATCACCGAGGGTCCCTACACCGGCAAGCCCAACCCGCACGCGTGGATGTCTCCGGCCAATGCCGCGATCTATGTGGAGAACATCCGCAAGGCACTGGTGCAAATGGATCCGGCCAATGAGGCGACCTACAATGCCAACGCCGCCGCTTACGTCGCCAAGATCAAGGCGCTCGATGAACCCGTGCGCCAGAAGCTCGCCGCCATCCCGGAAGAACAACGCTGGCTGGTCAGCAGCGAGGGCGCCTTCTCCTACCTCTGCGCGAACTACGGCCTCAAGCAGCTCTACCTCTGGCCGATCAATGCCGATGCCCAAGGCACCCCGCAGCAGGTGCGCAAGGTCATCGACGGTGTGCGCGCCAACAAGATTCCCGTGATCTTCTCGGAGAGCACCGTGAGCGACAAGCCTGCCCAGCAGGTCGCGCAGGAAACCGGTTCCCGCTACGGCGGTGTCCTCTACGTGGACTCTCTAACCGATGAGAATGGCCCGGCTCCTTCTTACCTCAAGCTGCTCGAAGCGAATGCCGACACGATCGTGAAGGGATTCCTTCCCCATCCATGA
- a CDS encoding transporter, protein MPTPLTRSALVAAMIPAACAEELRPLSTDRPDTTESPYTVDAGHFQFELELAAWAKDGRERELTLGELNAKIGLDPSTDLQFVIPTYTHVRGGDEGFGDIEIRLKRNLWGNDEGSTALALMPFIKLPTAQNNLGNGEFEGGLIVPFAFDGPAGWSCAIMAQGNIEADEDGSGHHFTAVTSATTSHDLTENTAVFFELVSVLSAESGADWEAYFNTGMTWALTPTWQLDGGVRLGLTDSATDFTPFLGLSTKF, encoded by the coding sequence ATGCCTACCCCGCTAACCCGATCCGCCCTCGTCGCAGCCATGATCCCCGCGGCCTGCGCGGAAGAACTCCGCCCTCTCAGCACCGACCGTCCGGACACCACGGAGAGCCCTTACACGGTTGATGCCGGTCACTTCCAATTCGAGCTGGAGCTCGCCGCATGGGCCAAGGATGGCCGCGAGCGGGAACTCACCCTCGGCGAACTCAACGCCAAGATCGGCCTCGACCCCTCCACCGATCTTCAGTTCGTCATTCCCACCTACACCCATGTCCGTGGTGGCGACGAAGGCTTCGGCGATATCGAGATCCGCCTGAAGCGGAACCTCTGGGGCAATGACGAAGGCTCCACCGCCCTTGCGCTGATGCCCTTCATCAAGCTTCCCACCGCTCAGAACAACCTGGGCAACGGCGAGTTCGAAGGCGGTCTGATCGTCCCCTTCGCCTTCGACGGCCCCGCCGGCTGGTCCTGCGCCATCATGGCCCAAGGCAATATCGAGGCCGACGAGGATGGCAGCGGTCACCACTTCACCGCCGTGACCTCCGCCACCACCAGCCACGACCTCACCGAGAACACCGCCGTCTTCTTCGAACTCGTCAGTGTCCTCAGCGCGGAGTCTGGGGCCGATTGGGAAGCCTACTTCAATACCGGCATGACATGGGCCCTGACCCCGACTTGGCAGCTCGACGGTGGCGTGCGGCTCGGCCTCACCGATTCCGCTACGGATTTCACCCCTTTCCTCGGCCTCAGCACAAAGTTTTGA
- a CDS encoding thrombospondin type 3 repeat-containing protein, with amino-acid sequence MNLGHLCLTSCLLASASPAFADIFAREDFNYVDGPLASSNGGLGWMSPWANAGGTPTVAGGKGTVSAVANQQASRLISSLQEPPVGGSKTVWVSFEGQQTTNVAGTTSTSSYGGLGLYRGGTEQLLIGKSWPGDYQWKAGAGAALVGPAVPVSTLALTKIVARITMVDGANDTLDVWLNPADTSSVAALGAPQITRTDADLSFDTLRIRSGEGDAAVTAESWAFDAVTAGDELADVVASDSDNDGMLDAWELANGLVVGVNDGGGDADGDGSTNLEEYQRSTDPNNSDTDGDGIGDKEESGTGIFVSATNTGTNPTLVDTDGDGFLDGEENNSGTFVSTTNPGTNPNLLDTDGDGYEDSYEVTQGSNPNSASSTPPTGDLTLVGSDNFSYDDGLVAGLQGGSGFDYENSRTNNFFVGHTTTGTSDWDDVFGVSDVVGGKLRTMDSGAKREFNGPGEGNVAGSDEHLGAVNQEVNTVGRVVYLRADMKRGAASTWSGISAFDFGTERVFAGVVTAPNPVSGQREFSIGAPAATPVYSGIVPIAGRDYTLILKLDYELDLISFWVNPDLSAPESAPTLTTPFTQTNWTTAMRLGSGGTDSTEWDNAVVARQWSSLSVFPGVIPADDDYAAWIAGFPVGTKTGFDADPDHDGLANGIEQVLGSNPSVPGQGLRELLPLAPGSFRFRHSLTNVPASDVSSAYEWSSDLENWHASGGTNTAGTSATITRTVIEDRTAPETDEVEVTLTITGGPATKVFARLRADRP; translated from the coding sequence ATGAACCTAGGACACCTCTGCCTTACCTCCTGCCTCCTCGCCTCGGCATCGCCCGCCTTCGCGGACATCTTCGCCCGTGAGGACTTCAACTACGTCGATGGACCCCTCGCCTCCAGCAACGGCGGACTCGGCTGGATGTCCCCTTGGGCCAACGCCGGCGGCACCCCTACCGTCGCCGGCGGCAAGGGCACCGTCAGCGCGGTGGCCAACCAGCAGGCATCCCGTCTCATCTCATCCCTACAGGAACCACCCGTGGGCGGATCCAAGACCGTGTGGGTTTCCTTCGAAGGCCAGCAGACCACGAATGTCGCCGGCACCACTTCCACCAGCAGCTACGGCGGTCTGGGACTCTACCGCGGCGGCACGGAGCAACTCCTCATCGGCAAGTCATGGCCCGGTGACTACCAGTGGAAGGCTGGCGCAGGTGCCGCGCTCGTCGGTCCCGCGGTTCCCGTGTCGACTCTCGCGCTTACCAAAATCGTTGCCCGCATCACGATGGTGGACGGTGCGAACGACACCCTCGATGTCTGGCTCAATCCCGCTGATACCAGCAGCGTCGCTGCCCTCGGAGCACCACAGATCACCCGCACGGATGCCGATCTTTCCTTCGACACCCTGCGCATCCGCTCCGGCGAGGGAGATGCCGCGGTGACCGCGGAATCATGGGCTTTCGATGCCGTGACCGCCGGGGACGAGCTGGCCGATGTCGTCGCCTCCGATAGCGATAACGACGGCATGCTCGATGCCTGGGAACTTGCCAACGGTCTCGTCGTCGGCGTCAACGATGGGGGCGGAGACGCGGACGGGGACGGCTCGACCAACCTCGAGGAATACCAGCGCAGCACCGACCCTAACAACTCTGACACCGATGGCGACGGCATCGGCGACAAGGAAGAAAGCGGCACAGGCATCTTCGTCAGCGCCACCAATACCGGCACCAATCCCACCCTCGTCGATACCGATGGCGACGGCTTCCTCGACGGTGAGGAGAACAACAGCGGTACCTTCGTGAGCACCACCAACCCCGGCACCAATCCGAACCTCCTCGATACGGATGGCGATGGCTACGAAGACTCTTACGAGGTGACTCAGGGCTCCAATCCGAATTCTGCTTCATCCACCCCTCCCACCGGCGACCTCACCTTGGTCGGCAGCGACAACTTCTCGTATGATGACGGCCTCGTCGCGGGACTCCAAGGCGGCAGCGGTTTCGACTATGAGAATAGTAGGACGAACAACTTCTTCGTCGGCCACACCACTACCGGCACCTCGGATTGGGATGATGTCTTCGGTGTCTCCGACGTTGTCGGCGGTAAGCTCCGAACCATGGACAGCGGTGCCAAGCGCGAGTTCAACGGCCCCGGCGAAGGCAATGTCGCCGGCAGCGACGAGCACCTCGGCGCAGTCAACCAAGAGGTCAATACCGTCGGGCGCGTCGTCTATCTCCGTGCCGATATGAAGCGCGGCGCCGCCAGCACCTGGAGCGGCATCTCCGCCTTCGACTTCGGCACCGAGCGCGTCTTCGCCGGCGTCGTGACCGCACCCAACCCCGTCTCAGGTCAGCGCGAATTCAGCATCGGAGCCCCCGCCGCCACCCCGGTCTACAGCGGCATCGTCCCGATCGCCGGACGGGATTACACCCTGATCCTGAAGCTCGACTACGAACTGGACTTGATCAGCTTCTGGGTGAATCCGGATCTCTCCGCCCCGGAGTCCGCGCCTACCCTCACCACGCCATTTACCCAGACGAACTGGACCACCGCCATGCGCCTCGGCTCCGGCGGTACGGACAGCACGGAGTGGGACAATGCCGTCGTCGCCCGCCAGTGGTCCTCCCTCTCGGTGTTCCCCGGTGTGATCCCGGCGGATGACGACTATGCCGCATGGATCGCGGGCTTCCCGGTCGGAACCAAAACCGGTTTCGACGCGGACCCGGATCACGATGGCTTGGCAAACGGCATCGAGCAGGTGCTGGGCAGCAACCCCTCTGTTCCCGGCCAAGGCCTTCGCGAACTCCTTCCGCTCGCCCCCGGCTCCTTCCGCTTCCGCCATTCGCTCACCAATGTGCCCGCCTCTGATGTCAGCTCCGCCTACGAGTGGTCATCCGACTTGGAGAACTGGCATGCCTCCGGCGGAACCAATACCGCCGGCACCAGTGCCACGATCACCCGAACGGTGATCGAAGACCGCACCGCACCGGAAACGGATGAGGTCGAAGTCACACTCACCATCACCGGAGGCCCCGCCACGAAGGTTTTCGCCCGCCTCCGGGCGGACCGCCCCTAA
- a CDS encoding sigma-70 family RNA polymerase sigma factor — MRGDGPLNPLPEDAAAHDFETLLISHQHRIYFFIRTMVFNPDDARDVLQDVNAVIIRKRGQFMPGSDFKSWSFAIARFECLTYLRRHEAKRAASASEEFLMHLAEGAETKADESEGWLEALAECRKLLPEESARLLQLRYQARVPLEEIAPRWQTTEGALKQKLFRIRAQLKNCILKRRSAAEGDKETFEV, encoded by the coding sequence ATGAGAGGCGACGGTCCCCTCAATCCGCTGCCGGAAGATGCGGCTGCCCATGACTTCGAGACCCTGCTGATCTCCCATCAGCACCGCATTTACTTCTTCATCCGCACGATGGTGTTCAACCCGGACGATGCGCGGGATGTGCTGCAGGATGTGAACGCGGTGATCATCCGGAAGCGGGGGCAGTTCATGCCGGGAAGCGATTTCAAGTCGTGGTCCTTCGCGATCGCCCGCTTCGAATGCCTGACCTACCTGCGGCGACACGAGGCGAAGCGAGCGGCGAGCGCGAGCGAGGAATTCCTCATGCATCTGGCGGAAGGTGCGGAGACCAAGGCTGACGAGAGCGAAGGCTGGCTGGAAGCACTGGCGGAGTGCCGCAAGCTGCTGCCCGAGGAGAGCGCCCGGCTGCTGCAACTGCGCTACCAGGCGAGGGTGCCGCTGGAGGAAATCGCGCCGCGCTGGCAGACCACTGAAGGTGCATTGAAGCAGAAGCTTTTCCGGATCCGGGCCCAACTGAAGAACTGCATCCTGAAGCGGCGCTCCGCGGCGGAGGGAGACAAAGAAACGTTTGAAGTGTGA
- a CDS encoding FecR domain-containing protein, translating into MNPDWDNWIERLKSADLTEAELREFEESVRKDPANRDAYLAALLAETSLEMESLPHPFAKGNPKVIPLPRWPRLAGIAAGVALLATASYLAGLRLGGKTGPTPVGGHLATITDADRPAEDAGLRIGQPLEKGALKIPDGSEVGIAMRGGARLKVRGPAELQIDGPDKIRLEKGRISTYAPTYAHGFTVDTVDGKVVDLGTRFVTATDAQTGTEVHVLEGLVEARAGAATPFQSLKGENAAVLKGGKLEATEFLAQRLLVPLNPVLEDRDGDGFPDAVESYYGTRSDEAASKPETLRFEESFSGYAAGGIYGVKARALGTPAGRAWEGAGTFQDEGLSYSMEKKRLRTSGGSVRSTGETGVGALLRIDPMMFPPVGVSYLSFLMQNPEKDAGGCFAGLLLYHGDREELFIGKLSTANSYGSRLKQSDAQDAYGLPLDDKPHLFVVRIDRTRLVTDIFVDPVPGQPESSAKQRFRYQDVPMVDRIVVRSGRAGGLFPSVFDEIRTGLSWESVLPVAE; encoded by the coding sequence ATGAACCCCGACTGGGACAACTGGATCGAGCGCCTGAAGTCAGCCGACCTCACGGAGGCCGAGTTGCGCGAGTTCGAAGAATCCGTGCGCAAGGATCCCGCGAACCGGGATGCCTATCTCGCGGCGTTGCTGGCGGAGACGAGTCTGGAGATGGAGAGCCTGCCGCATCCCTTCGCGAAGGGTAATCCGAAGGTGATTCCTCTCCCGCGCTGGCCGCGGCTCGCGGGCATCGCTGCGGGTGTGGCGCTGCTGGCGACGGCTTCGTATCTGGCGGGGCTACGTCTGGGTGGGAAGACGGGCCCGACACCGGTAGGCGGCCATCTGGCCACGATCACGGATGCGGATAGGCCGGCCGAGGATGCGGGATTGAGGATCGGGCAGCCGCTTGAGAAAGGCGCTCTGAAGATCCCGGACGGGTCCGAAGTGGGGATTGCCATGCGCGGCGGAGCGAGGCTGAAGGTGCGGGGGCCGGCGGAATTGCAGATCGATGGTCCGGACAAGATCCGGCTGGAGAAGGGCCGGATCAGCACCTACGCGCCGACCTACGCGCATGGTTTCACCGTGGATACGGTGGACGGGAAGGTGGTGGATCTGGGAACCCGCTTCGTAACGGCGACCGATGCCCAGACGGGAACCGAGGTGCACGTGCTGGAAGGACTGGTCGAGGCGCGAGCGGGGGCTGCGACACCCTTCCAGAGCTTGAAGGGCGAGAACGCGGCGGTGCTGAAAGGCGGGAAGCTGGAGGCGACCGAGTTCCTGGCGCAGCGACTGCTGGTGCCGCTGAACCCGGTGCTGGAGGATCGGGATGGGGACGGATTCCCGGATGCGGTGGAGAGCTACTATGGAACTCGTAGCGACGAGGCGGCCTCCAAACCCGAGACGCTGAGGTTCGAGGAAAGTTTCAGCGGCTATGCGGCCGGAGGAATCTACGGAGTGAAGGCACGTGCGCTGGGGACACCAGCGGGCCGGGCGTGGGAGGGAGCGGGAACATTTCAGGACGAGGGGCTATCCTACTCCATGGAGAAGAAGCGGCTGAGAACCAGCGGCGGCTCCGTAAGGAGCACGGGTGAGACGGGTGTGGGCGCGCTGCTGAGGATCGACCCGATGATGTTTCCGCCGGTGGGGGTGAGCTACCTGAGCTTCCTGATGCAGAATCCGGAAAAAGATGCGGGTGGATGCTTCGCCGGGCTGCTGCTCTACCACGGTGACCGGGAGGAACTCTTCATCGGCAAGCTGAGCACGGCGAACTCCTACGGTTCGCGCTTGAAGCAGAGCGATGCCCAGGATGCCTACGGGTTGCCGCTGGATGACAAGCCGCACCTGTTTGTCGTGCGGATCGATCGGACGCGCTTGGTGACGGATATCTTCGTGGACCCGGTGCCGGGTCAGCCGGAGTCCTCGGCGAAACAGCGCTTCCGCTATCAGGATGTGCCGATGGTGGACCGGATCGTGGTGCGTTCAGGCCGGGCAGGCGGCTTGTTTCCAAGCGTGTTCGACGAGATCCGCACGGGGCTGAGCTGGGAGTCGGTGCTGCCGGTGGCGGAGTAA